TGGGAATATTGGCCTTTCCAGATTGTCTACATCCCGATTTATTTTCTTTGGGCATACTATTCGTTGAAGGCAAAATCAATTTTTTTCTTTAATGCTTCAAATCCGTCAATTAAAAATGGTGGTTTTATGATGGAATCAAAAAAGAAGATTTATGATTTGATTCCGAAGCAGTATTATCCAAAAACGATTTTGATACCAGAAGCGACTTCATTCGAGATTGTACTAGAAACAATTAAAGATTCTAAAATTGCCTATCCTTTTATTGCAAAGCCAGATATAGGTTTGCGGGGTTCAGGAGTAAAAAAGATTAATTCTCAGGATGATTTGCTACTATATTCACAAAAAGCAGATTTTGATTATATTATACAAAATCTGATTCCATACGAAAACGAGGTTGGGATTTTTTATGTTCGATATCCAAATGAAAATAAAGGGAGAATCACAGGAATAGTTTCAAAAGAATTTATGATTGTTACAGGTGATGGCGTTTCTAGTATTGAAACGTTGATTAATAAGAATCCAAGGTATGAACTGCAATTAAAAGCGTTGCAAAAAGAATATGGTAAGCAATTATTGGATGTTTTGCCAAAAGGAGAAAAACGAAATCTTGTGCCGTATGGCAATCATGCTAGAGGAGCAAAGTTTATAGATGTAAGTCATTGGGTGACGACGGAATTATCAGCTGCGATTGATGGAATGTGTGTGCAAATTTCAGGTTTCTATTTTGGAAGATTAGATGTGATGTATCATACTTTTGAAGAGTTAGAACGTGGAA
Above is a window of Flavobacterium sp. 123 DNA encoding:
- a CDS encoding D-alanine--D-alanine ligase; amino-acid sequence: MRLFFHKLTHWEYWPFQIVYIPIYFLWAYYSLKAKSIFFFNASNPSIKNGGFMMESKKKIYDLIPKQYYPKTILIPEATSFEIVLETIKDSKIAYPFIAKPDIGLRGSGVKKINSQDDLLLYSQKADFDYIIQNLIPYENEVGIFYVRYPNENKGRITGIVSKEFMIVTGDGVSSIETLINKNPRYELQLKALQKEYGKQLLDVLPKGEKRNLVPYGNHARGAKFIDVSHWVTTELSAAIDGMCVQISGFYFGRLDVMYHTFEELERGINFSVVELNGAASEPTHIYDPKHSIWFAWKELARHITYMYEISVENHKKGFSYLGYKEGISEYKLHLGQSKKIVKF